Proteins from one Setaria italica strain Yugu1 chromosome V, Setaria_italica_v2.0, whole genome shotgun sequence genomic window:
- the LOC101760017 gene encoding G-type lectin S-receptor-like serine/threonine-protein kinase At2g19130, translating to MGAVKRVCPLFRPRERALPTFPLFLLGCAFFAVAAFAGDTILPGEGISGNETLVSKNGEFELGFFSPGDNIHFFLGVRFKKMPSTSPNFWVGNRVPITDLSASALEVFGGSLCIKEAGASLWCSSGVAVGPSPPAAAAVLLDNGNLVVMDRANSFRILWQSLDYPGDSLLPGARLGFDRDTGSNISMTYEHYPNNGSISVDQSRRNGFVLTTDGLDSLGTFPDWMVTSQDNGSSLVLNRPNPNVTEFLQLHLGQVSLKRWSEDSAAANRSGWVARWTFPSDCKSSGFFCGSFGVCTSNGKCTCLDGFEPRYPVEWGLGSFVTGCSRSLPLSCETNGQTEHGDSFILIDKLQGIPYYSQNDLAESGEDCKQACLSNCYCVAYVYDSGCNLWYDKLYNVSFASRPPYSKVYVRWGSKLPAKNGLHKRAILLSVAGFIALASMILILALLWRYRRDLFTCRKFEVEGSLVFYSYGQIKRATRNFSDKLGEGGFGSVFRGTMPGPGSTVIAVKSLKGHGHADKQFRAEVQTVGVIKHTNLVRLLGFCVKGDMRLLVYECMPNGSLDSHLFSESSSLLNWDLRYQIALGIAKGLVYLHEECEDCIIHCDIKPENILLDEEFCAKISDFGMAKLLGHEFNSALTTFRGTMGYLAPEWISGQPITKKADVYSFGIVLLEIVSGRRTTKRLKSGNHRYFPLYAAAQVNEGNVLCLLDSRLEGNANVKELDITCRVACWCIQDEKDDRPSIGQVVRMLEGVVNTEIPPIPSSFENLMEGENSCIYSDEG from the coding sequence ATGGGGGCGGTGAAGCGCGTCTGCCCGCTGTTCCGGCCTCGCGAGCGCGCTCTGCCCACCTTCCCTCTTTTCCTGCTTGGTTGCGCATTCTTCGCCGTCGCTGCCTTCGCCGGAGACACCATCCTCCCCGGCGAGGGCATCTCCGGGAACGAGACGCTGGTCTCCAAGAATGGCGAGTTCGAGCTGGGCTTCTTCTCCCCGGGCGACAACATCCATTTCTTCCTTGGCGTCCGATTCAAGAAGATGCCGAGCACCAGCCCCAACTTCTGGGTCGGGAACAGGGTCCCAATCACGGACCTTTCCGCCTCGGCGCTCGAGGTCTTCGGCGGCAGCCTGTGCATCAAGGAGGCCGGGGCTAGCCTCTGGTGTTCGAGTGGGGTCGCGGTCGgcccctcgccgcccgccgccgccgcggtgctcCTTGACAACGGCAACCTCGTGGTGATGGATCGGGCCAACTCCTTTCGGATCTTGTGGCAGAGCCTCGATTACCCCGGCGACTCGCTGCTACCCGGCGCGAGGCTCGGGTTCGACAGGGACACCGGAAGCAACATCTCCATGACGTACGAGCATTACCCCAACAACGGCAGCATCAGCGTCGATCAAAGCAGGAGGAACGGGTTCGTGCTCACCACCGATGGGCTCGATAGTCTGGGGACCTTCCCAGATTGGATGGTGACATCTCAAGACAACGGCAGCTCACTGGTGCTGAATCGTCCAAACCCAAATGTGACTGAATTCTTGCAGCTCCATCTTGGACAAGTCAGCTTGAAGCGGTGGTCAGAGGATTCTGCAGCAGCAAACAGAAGTGGTTGGGTGGCTCGTTGGACCTTCCCTTCAGATTGCAAATCCAGCGGCTTCTTCTGTGGTAGTTTTGGTGTTTGCACGAGCAACGGCAAATGCACTTGCCTCGATGGATTTGAGCCTAGATATCCAGTTGAGTGGGGGCTTGGATCCTTTGTCACTGGTTGCTCAAGATCTCTTCCATTGAGCTGTGAGACGAATGGCCAGACTGAACATGGTGACTCGTTTATCCTGATAGACAAGCTGCAGGGAATCCCTTATTACTCCCAGAATGATTTAGCAGAAAGTGGTGAAGATTGTAAACAAGCCTGCTTGAGCAATTGTTACTGTGTTGCGTATGTGTATGACTCCGGATGCAATCTATGGTACGATAAGCTGTACAACGTGAGTTTTGCTTCTAGACCTCCATACAGCAAGGTTTATGTTCGTTGGGGTTCCAAGCTCCCGGCCAAAAATGGTCTCCACAAAAGAGCAATTTTATTGTCTGTGGCAGGATTTATAGCATTGGCTTCTATGATATTGATACTGGCACTTCTATGGAGATACAGGAGAGATCTATTTACTTGCAGAAAGTTTGAAGTAGAGGGTTCTCTTGTTTTCTACTCTTATGGGCAAATTAAGAGAGCTACAAGGAATTTCTCTGATAAACTTGGCGAGGGAGGTTTTGGTAGTGTTTTCAGGGGAACAATGCCAGGACCCGGATCAACAGTTATTGCTGTGAAGAGTCTCAAAGGCCATGGGCACGCAGATAAGCAATTCAGAGCTGAAGTGCAGACAGTTGGAGTGATCAAACACACTAACCTCGTCCGTCTTCTGGGATTTTGTGTCAAAGGGGATATGAGGTTGCTGGTCTATGAGTGTATGCCTAATGGTTCTTTGGATTCACATCTCTTTTCAGAAAGTTCTAGTCTTCTGAATTGGGATCTTCGCTACCAAATCGCACTAGGTATTGCAAAGGGCCTAGTCTATCTTCATGAAGAATGTGAGGACTGCATCATACATTGTGATATCAAGCCTGAAAACATACTACTTGATGAGGAATTCTGCGCAAAAATCTCAGACTTTGGCATGGCAAAGCTTCTTGGGCATGAATTCAACTCTGCATTGACCACCTTCCGGGGAACCATGGGATACCTCGCGCCAGAGTGGATATCTGGACAGCCTATCACTAAAAAGGCAGATGTTTATAGCTTCGGCATCGTGCTTCTCGAAATAGTCTCAGGGAGAAGGACTACAAAGAGATTGAAATCCGGAAATCATCGGTATTTCCCTCTTTATGCAGCCGCTCAAGTGAATGAAGGGAATGTGTTGTGCTTACTGGATAGTAGGCTCGAAGGGAATGCTAATGTTAAGGAGCTTGACATCACCTGCAGAGTTGCCTGTTGGTGCATCCAGGACGAGAAGGACGACAGGCCATCAATAGGGCAAGTTGTTCGCATGCTGGAAGGCGTTGTGAACACTGAAATTCCTCCAATTCCATCTTCCTTTGAGAACCTTATGGAGGGTGAGAACAGCTGTATATATTCTGACGAAGGATAA
- the LOC101760418 gene encoding probable inactive receptor kinase At4g23740: protein MPRRPPLRVAAAALLLCCILCLRLASAEPDADKAALLAFLAGVGRGGAARARINWPTTPLACAGPGWTGVTCSADATRVVALHLPGLGLSGAVPSGTLGRLDALQLLSLRANNLSGRFPTDLLSLPALTGLHLQRNAFSGALPAGLAALQNLQVLDLSYNRFEGGLPGALSNLTHLVALNLSNNSLAGRVPDLGLPALQFLNLSNNHLDGPLPGSLLRFADAAFAGNNVTRPAAPVPPPALLPPSTLAPPSTKRRVRLSEAAILAIAVGGCVLVFAVVAVSLIAFCNRDGGEEMGGGAVSGKGGDKMGRESPESKAVIGKAGDGNRMVFFEGPSLAFDLEDLLRASAEVLGKGAFGTAYRAVLEDATTVVVKRLKEVNAGRREFEQQMELVGRIRHDNVVELRAYYYSKDEKLLVYDYYSRGSVSNMLHGKRGEDRTPLDWETRLKIALGAARGIAHIHTENNGKFVHGNIKASNVFINRHDFGCISDLGLAQLMNPITARSRSLGYCAPEVTDTRKASQASDVYSFGVFILELLTGKSPVQITGGGNEFVHLVRWVQSVVREEWTAEVFDGELLRYPNIEEEMVEMLQIAMACVSRTPERRPRMADVVRTIEEVRRGDTGTRPSTEASTPAVEAAAQTRAESSSSAAQ from the exons ATGCCGCGgcgcccgccgctccgcgtggcggcggcggcgctcctgcTCTGCTGCATCCTCTGCCTCCGCCTCGCGTCGGCCGAGCCCGACGCCGACAAGGCGGCGCTGCTCGCCTTCCTCGCGGGggtgggccgcggcggcgccgcccgcgcgcgcatCAACTGGCCCACCACCCCGCTCGCCTGCGCAGGCCCCGGCTGGACGGGAGTCACCTGCAGCGCCGACGCCACCCGCGTCGTGGCGCTGCACCTCCCGGGGCTGGGCCTCTCCGGCGCCGTCCCCTCCGGCACCCTCGGCCGCCTCGACGCGCTGCAGCTGCTCAGCCTCCGCGCCAACAACCTCTCCGGCCGGTTCCCGACGGACCTCCTCAGCCTCCCCGCGCTCACCGGGCTCCACCTCCAGCGCAACGCCTTCTCCGGCGCGCTCCCCGCGGGGCTCGCCGCGCTGCAGAACCTCCAGGTGCTCGACCTCTCCTACAACCGCTTCGAGGGGGGACTCCCCGGCGCGCTCTCCAACCTCACCCACCTCGTCGCGCTCAACCTCTCCAACAACTCGCTCGCCGGCCGCGTCCCGGACCTCGGCCTCCCAGCGCTACAGTTCCTCAACCTCTCAAACAACCACCTTGACGGCCCCTTGCCCGGCTCCCTCCTCAGGTTCGCCGACGCCGCGTTCGCGGGCAACAACGTCacgcgcccggcggcgccggtgccgccgccggcgctcctgCCGCCCTCAACGCTGGCCCCGCCTTCCACTAAGAGGCGGGTGCGGCTCAGCGAGGCGGCCAtcctcgccatcgccgtcgGCGGCTGCGTCCTCGTGTTCGCCGTCGTCGCGGTGTCCCTCATCGCGTTCTGCaaccgggacggcggcgaggagatgGGCGGCGGTGCGGTGTCTGGGAAGGGCGGGGACAAGATGGGGAGGGAGTCGCCCGAGTCCAAGGCCGTCATTGGCAAGGCCGGGGACGGCAACCGGATGGTGTTCTTCGAGGGCCCGTCGCTGGCGTTCGACCTAGAGGACCTGCTCCGCGCTTCTGCCGAGGTCCTCGGGAAGGGCGCGTTCGGGACGGCGTACCGGGCGGTGCTCGAGGATGCCACCACGGTCGTCGTCAAGAGGCTCAAGGAGGTCAATGCCGGCCGCCGCGAGTTCGAGCAGCAGATGGAGCTGGTCGGCCGGATTCGGCATGACAACGTCGTCGAGCTCCGTGCTTACTACTACTCCAAGGACGAGAAGCTGCTCGTGTACGATTACTACAGCAGGGGAAGCGTATCCAACATGCTTCATG GGAAGAGGGGAGAGGACAGAACGCCATTGGACTGGGAAACCAGATTAAAGATTGCCCTGGGAGCAGCAAGAGGAATCGCACACATTCACACGGAGAACAATGGGAAATTTGTTCACGGCAACATCAAGGCCTCCAATGTGTTCATCAACAGGCACGACTTCGGCTGCATCTCAGACCTCGGCTTGGCACAACTGATGAACCCAATCACCGCAAGGTCCCGTTCTCTAGGCTACTGCGCGCCAGAGGTCACCGACACGAGGAAAGCATCACAGGCTTcagacgtgtacagcttcggcgtctTCATCCTCGAGCTCCTCACGGGGAAGTCGCCTGTCCAGATAaccggcggcggcaacgagTTCGTCCACCTGGTGAGGTGGGTGCAGTCCGTCGTCCGGGAGGAGTGGACCGCCGAGGTGTTTGACGGCGAGCTGCTGCGGTACCCCAACATCGAGGAGGAGATGGTGGAGATGCTCCAGATCGCCATGGCGTGCGTGTCGAGGACCCCGGAGCGGCGGCCCAGGATGGCGGACGTGGTGAGGACGATCGAGGAGGTGCGGCGGGGCGACACCGGGACGCGGCCGTCGACGGAGGCGTCCACCCCGGCCGTGGAAGCCGCCGCCCAGACCAGGGCGGAGAGCTCATCATCCGCAGCACAGTGA
- the LOC101766535 gene encoding GDSL esterase/lipase At5g45910, with protein sequence MHAQIMSLLCAAVVLVLSPWEPMLASAASSVGSRRYDAIFSLGDSFTDTGNNPAVFAYYSIADPVTRPPYGNTFFGRPTGRNCDGRLIIDFIAEGLGLPYVPPYLGPPFGSPSPSAASFRQGASLAVGGATALDVEFYRSRGILSASSKFPLNASLSVQLEWFGSHLKPSLCRTTQECDKLFGRSLFFVGEFGVNDYQFLFGKMRLADISSNVVPTVIDTIRQAIERLIKLGAKTLVVPGVIPSGCTPLILDIFPEPNPSGYSTKTGCMLQYNELGRHHNTLLQESLQQIRAKNPGVKIIYADFFSPIMEMVQSPRKFGFRDDILSVCCGGGSGKYNYNMSVPCGSPNATTCSHPSASLNWDGIHFTEAANRHIASRWLSSIT encoded by the exons ATGCATGCGCAGATCATGTCGCTGTTGTGTGCCGCCGTCGTGCTCGTCCTCTCGCCGTGGGAGCCCATGCTCgcatccgccgcctcctccgtcggTTCCCGGCGCTACGACGCCATCTTCAGCCTCGGCGACTCCTTCACCGACACCGGCAACAACCCCGCCGTCTTCGCCTATTACTCCATCGCCGACCCCGTCACGCGGCCGCCGTACGGCAACACCTTCTTCGgccgccccaccggccgcaACTGCGACGGCCGCCTCATCATCGACTTCATCG CCGAAGGCCTGGGGCTGCCGTACGTCCCGCCTTACTTGGGCCCGCCGTTCGgctccccgtcgccgtcggcagCGAGCTTCCGGCAAGGCGCGAGCTtggccgtcggcggcgccaccgcgctGGACGTGGAGTTCTACCGCTCGAGGGGAATCCTCTCGGCCTCCAGCAAGTTCCCTCTCAACGCCAGCCTGAGCGTGCAGCTGGAGTGGTTCGGGTCGCACTTGAAGCCTTCCCTGTGCCGCACAACCCAAG AATGCGACAAGTTGTTCGGCAGATCCCTCTTCTTCGTGGGAGAGTTCGGCGTCAACGACTACCAGTTCTTGTTCGGGAAGATGAGACTTGCTGACATCAGTTCCAACGTCGTGCCGACTGTCATAGACACCATCCGTCAGGCCATCGAG AGGTTGATCAAGCTCGGCGCCAAGACACTGGTGGTTCCTGGGGTGATTCCATCAGGATGCACACCGCTGATTCTCGACATCTTCCCTGAGCCAAACCCTTCTGGATACAGCACCAAGACGGGCTGTATGCTACAGTACAATGAGCTAGGGCGACACCACAACACACTCCTGCAGGAATCACTGCAGCAGATCCGTGCCAAGAACCCGGGCGTCAAGATCATCTACGCCGATTTCTTCAGCCCTATCATGGAGATGGTCCAGTCGCCTCGCAAGTTTG GGTTCAGGGATGACATTCTTTCGGTTTGCTGCGGAGGAGGGTCGGGGAAGTACAACTACAACATGAGTGTTCCTTGCGGCAGTCCAAACGCAACCACATGCAGCCATCCATCCGCCTCCCTGAACTGGGACGGCATCCATTTCACGGAGGCAGCTAACCGCCACATCGCCAGTAGATGGCTGAGCAGCATCACCTAA
- the LOC101766957 gene encoding GDSL esterase/lipase At5g45910, which produces MALAPGRSKMRIITLAVCTLLLLASAEAATSSAVDRRYHSIFSFGDSFADTGNNPAVFAWYSFFDPVMRPPYGSTFFGRPTGRNADGRLILDFIAESLELPYVPPFLGPPFAFPSPADDCRFRQGASFAVGAATALDVEFFRERDIPGAPSKFPLNTSLGVQLEWFESMKPSLCRTTQECKEFLAGSLFLVGEFGVNDYHFSFQRKSVREVRSYVPRVVSEISMAVERLIKHGASTLVVPGAIPSGCSPPVFTMFPDAAPAEYDSRTGCLKAQNELGRHHNALLQASLKKLRAKHPHARIIYADFFGPVMEMVESPRKFGFRDDVLTVCCGGPGRNNYNGSVYCGDSGATTCGHPSASLYWDGVHFTEAANRYIAAGWLSSVGHWDGAGTGATASGAGHKN; this is translated from the exons ATGGCGCTAGCTCCTGGCCGGAGCAAGATGCGGATCATCACGTTGGCAGTCTgtaccctcctcctcctggcgtCAGCAGAggcggccacctcctccgccgtcgaCCGCCGATACCACTCCATCTTCAGCTTCGGCGACTCCTTCGCCGACACCGGCAACAACCCCGCCGTGTTCGCCTGGTACTCCTTCTTCGACCCCGTGATGCGGCCGCCCTACGGATCCACCTTCTTCGgccgccccaccggccgcaACGCCGACGGCAGGCTCATCCTTGACTTCATCG CTGAAAGCCTGGAGCTGCCGTACGTCCCGCCGTTCCTGGGCCCACCGTTCGCCTTCCCTTCGCCGGCAGATGACTGCCGGTTCCGTCAGGGCGCGAGCTTCGCCGTCGGGGCAGCCACCGCCCTCGACGTGGAGTTCTTCCGCGAGAGGGACATCCCCGGCGCCCCTAGCAAGTTCCCTTTGAACACCAGCTTGGGCGTGCAGCTGGAGTGGTTCGAGTCCATGAAGCCTTCCTTGTGCCGCACAACCCAAG AGTGCAAGGAGTTCTTGGCTGGATCCCTCTTCTTGGTTGGGGAGTTCGGAGTCAACGActaccacttctccttccagagAAAGAGCGTCCGGGAGGTCAGGTCCTACGTTCCTCGTGTCGTCAGCGAAATCTCAATGGCCGTGGAG AGGCTGATCAAGCACGGGGCGTCGACATTGGTGGTTCCCGGGGCGATCCCGTCGGGATGCTCGCCGCCGGTGTTCACCATGTTCCCcgacgccgccccggcagaATACGACTCCCGGACCGGCTGCCTGAAGGCGCAGAACGAGCTGGGGCGTCACCACAACGCGCTCTTGCAGGCGTCCCTGAAGAAGCTCCGGGCCAAGCACCCGCATGCGAGGATCATCTACGCCGATTTCTTCGGCCCCGTCATGGAGATGGTGGAGTCGCCTCGCAAATTTG GGTTCAGGGACGACGTGCTCACCGTTTGCTGCGGTGGGCCCGGGAGGAACAACTACAACGGCAGTGTCTACTGCGGTGATTCAGGTGCGACCACGTGCGGCCACCCGTCGGCTTCCCTGTACTGGGACGGCGTCCACTTCACGGAGGCGGCCAACCGCTACATCGCCGCCGGCTGGCTGAGCAGCGTCGGACACTGGGATGGCGCTGGTACTGGTGCAACTGCAAGCGGAGCAGGCCATAAAAATTGA
- the LOC101760834 gene encoding GDSL esterase/lipase At1g31550 isoform X2, with translation MGGFTPRAAASLLLLLLLRSPSPSEPVAAAAAALRARRYDSIFGFGDSFTDTGNNPVVFAWYSVPNPVTRPPYGSTFFGHPTGRNCDGRLIIDFIAEGLGLPLVPPFLAHDGSFRRGANFAVGAATAIDAAFFHDGEPPGTDNKFPFNTSLGVQLQWFESLKPSLCATTQECKDFFGRSLFFLGELGFNDYSFSMNKGKNVQQLRSLVPHVIRTISMAIERLIKHGATSLLVSGMVPAGCDPPILTFFPSADPASYEPRTGCLKGMNELSTYHNSMLQESLDKIRSKHLDVEIGYADFFSPVMEMGLKRTL, from the exons ATGGGCGGCTTCACGCCGCGGGCTGCCGCCTCGCTtctcctcctgcttctcctccgctcgccgtcgccgtcggagcccgtggccgccgccgccgccgccctccgcgcccGGCGCTACGACTCCATCTTCGGCTTCGGCGACTCCTTCACCGACACCGGCAACAACCCCGTCGTCTTCGCGTGGTACTCCGTCCCCAACCCCGTCACGCGCCCGCCCTACGGCTCCACCTTCTTCGGCCACCCCACCGGACGCAACTGCGACGGCCGCCTCATCATCGACTTCATCG CGGAGGGCCTGGGCCTGCCTCTCGTGCCGCCATTCCTGGCGCACGACGGGAGCTTCCGCCGCGGCGCCAACTTCGCGGTCggggccgccaccgccatcgacGCTGCCTTCTTCCACGACGGCGAGCCCCCGGGCACCGACAACAAGTTCCCTTTCAACACCAGCTTAGGCGTGCAGCTGCAGTGGttcgagtcactcaagccctCCCTCTGCGCCACAACCCAAG AGTGCAAGGATTTCTTCGGCAGATCGCTCTTCTTCCTTGGAGAGCTCGGGTTCAACGACTACAGCTTCTCGATGAACAAGGGGAAGAATGTTCAACAGCTCAGATCCTTGGTGCCACACGTCATCAGGACCATCTCCATGGCCATTGAG AGGTTGATCAAGCACGGGGCCACAAGTTTGCTGGTCTCCGGGATGGTTCCGGCGGGATGCGACCCGCCGATTCTCACCTTCTTCCCCAGTGCCGACCCAGCAAGCTACGAGCCCCGGACAGGCTGCCTGAAAGGGATGAACGAGCTGTCCACCTATCACAACTCAATGTTGCAGGAGTCCCTAGACAAGATCCGTTCCAAGCACCTTGACGTCGAGATCGGTTACGCCGATTTCTTCAGCCCCGTAATGGAGATG GGTTTGAAGAGGACGCTCTGA
- the LOC101760834 gene encoding GDSL esterase/lipase At5g45910 isoform X1 produces MGGFTPRAAASLLLLLLLRSPSPSEPVAAAAAALRARRYDSIFGFGDSFTDTGNNPVVFAWYSVPNPVTRPPYGSTFFGHPTGRNCDGRLIIDFIAEGLGLPLVPPFLAHDGSFRRGANFAVGAATAIDAAFFHDGEPPGTDNKFPFNTSLGVQLQWFESLKPSLCATTQECKDFFGRSLFFLGELGFNDYSFSMNKGKNVQQLRSLVPHVIRTISMAIERLIKHGATSLLVSGMVPAGCDPPILTFFPSADPASYEPRTGCLKGMNELSTYHNSMLQESLDKIRSKHLDVEIGYADFFSPVMEMVKSPAKFGFEEDALTVCCGGPGRYHFSGVVVCGDPGSTTCKDPSARLFWDGAHLTEAANRYIADGWLRSISSPATATN; encoded by the exons ATGGGCGGCTTCACGCCGCGGGCTGCCGCCTCGCTtctcctcctgcttctcctccgctcgccgtcgccgtcggagcccgtggccgccgccgccgccgccctccgcgcccGGCGCTACGACTCCATCTTCGGCTTCGGCGACTCCTTCACCGACACCGGCAACAACCCCGTCGTCTTCGCGTGGTACTCCGTCCCCAACCCCGTCACGCGCCCGCCCTACGGCTCCACCTTCTTCGGCCACCCCACCGGACGCAACTGCGACGGCCGCCTCATCATCGACTTCATCG CGGAGGGCCTGGGCCTGCCTCTCGTGCCGCCATTCCTGGCGCACGACGGGAGCTTCCGCCGCGGCGCCAACTTCGCGGTCggggccgccaccgccatcgacGCTGCCTTCTTCCACGACGGCGAGCCCCCGGGCACCGACAACAAGTTCCCTTTCAACACCAGCTTAGGCGTGCAGCTGCAGTGGttcgagtcactcaagccctCCCTCTGCGCCACAACCCAAG AGTGCAAGGATTTCTTCGGCAGATCGCTCTTCTTCCTTGGAGAGCTCGGGTTCAACGACTACAGCTTCTCGATGAACAAGGGGAAGAATGTTCAACAGCTCAGATCCTTGGTGCCACACGTCATCAGGACCATCTCCATGGCCATTGAG AGGTTGATCAAGCACGGGGCCACAAGTTTGCTGGTCTCCGGGATGGTTCCGGCGGGATGCGACCCGCCGATTCTCACCTTCTTCCCCAGTGCCGACCCAGCAAGCTACGAGCCCCGGACAGGCTGCCTGAAAGGGATGAACGAGCTGTCCACCTATCACAACTCAATGTTGCAGGAGTCCCTAGACAAGATCCGTTCCAAGCACCTTGACGTCGAGATCGGTTACGCCGATTTCTTCAGCCCCGTAATGGAGATGGTGAAATCGCCGGCCAAATTTG GGTTTGAAGAGGACGCTCTGACCGTCTGCTGTGGAGGCCCGGGAAGGTACCACTTCAGTGGAGTGGTCGTCTGCGGCGATCCAGGCTCGACCACATGCAAGGACCCATCTGCTCGTCTGTTCTGGGATGGCGCCCACTTGACGGAGGCGGCCAACCGCTACATCGCCGACGGCTGGCTCCGCAGCATCAGCTCTCCTGCAACTGCTACCAACTAA
- the LOC101761892 gene encoding GDSL esterase/lipase At5g45910 has product MGTLSPPPPRAVSLLVLVAVLFTSTGAVTAATATAPHVRRRYDAIFSLGDSYADTGNGPVVFGWHAIANPVMRPPYGSTFFGRPTGRNCDGRLAIDFLAESLGLPLVPPFLARNGSATSFRRGANFAVGGAPAIDTTFFHRWDPPGGSVFPLNTSLGVQLQWFESLKPSLCATPKGCKELFGRSLFFVGPFGANDYLLSLAAKSVDEVRSFVPDVVGTISMAVERLIIHHGATTLVVPGVIPVGCAPPVLVTFADPDPAAYDARTGCLKAINGIAARHNALLQEALRELRDKHRPAGVTIIYADFFGPVIDMVTSPAKFGFEGDVLTLCCGGPGRFNYNKQVFCGDRGAVKCRDPSARLFWDGVHLTEAAYRYIAAGWLNRIKSPGSDGGGTNRTTAATATVESSC; this is encoded by the exons ATGGGCacgctctcgccgccgccgccgcgtgccgtctcgctcctcgtcctcgtcgccgtcctgtTCACGTCGACGGGGGCCGTGACGGCGGCCACCGCTACCGCTCCCCACGTCCGGCGCCGCTACGACGCCATCTTCAGCCTGGGCGACTCGTACGCGGACACGGGCAACGGCCCCGTCGTCTTCGGCTGGCATGCCATCGCCAACCCCGTCATGCGGCCGCCCTACGGCTCCACCTTCTTCGGCCGCCCCACTGGACGCAACTGCGACGGCCGCCTTGCCATCGACTTCCTCG CCGAGAGCCTGGGCCTGCCGCTCGTCCCGCCTTTCCTGGCGCGCAATGGATCCGCCACCAGCTTCCGCCGCGGCGCCAacttcgccgtcggcggcgccccCGCCATCGACACCACCTTCTTCCACCGCTGGGATCCACCCGGCGGCAGCGTGTTCCCGCTCAACACCAGCCTAGGCGTGCAGCTGCAGTGGTTCGAGTCGCTCAAGCCCTCGCTCTGCGCCACACCCAAAG GTTGCAAGGAGTTGTTCGGCAGATCGCTCTTCTTCGTCGGCCCGTTCGGGGCCAACGACTACCTCCTCTCCTTGGCCGCGAAGAGCGTCGACGAGGTCAGATCGTTCGTCCCGGACGTCGTGGGGACCATCTCCATGGCCGTCGAG AGGCTGATAATCCATCACGGGGCGACGACGCTGGTGGTTCCCGGCGTGATCCCGGTGGGATGCGCGCCGCCGGTGCTCGTCACGTTCGCCGACCCAGACCCGGCGGCCTACGACGCCCGGACAGGCTGCCTCAAAGCGATCAACGGCATCGCCGCCCGCCACAACGCGCTGCTCCAGGAGGCCCTGCGCGAGCTCCGGGACaagcaccggccggccggcgtcacCATCATCTACGCCGACTTCTTCGGGCCCGTCATCGACATGGTCACGTCTCCTGCTAAATTCG GGTTTGAAGGAGATGTTCTTACGCTCTGCTGTGGAGGGCCGGGGAGGTTCAACTACAACAAGCAGGTTTTCTGCGGCGATCGAGGCGCGGTCAAGTGCAGGGACCCGTCTGCTCGCTTGTTCTGGGACGGCGTCCACCTGACGGAGGCGGCCTACCGGTACATCGCCGCCGGCTGGCTGAACAGGATAAAGTCGCCGGGAAGTGATGGCGGGGGTACCAACAGGACGACGGCCGCAACTGCAACCGTGGAGTCCTCGTGCTAA